Below is a genomic region from Gemmatimonadaceae bacterium.
AATACACGGCGGCGCTCTGCGCACGCAGCGCGGTCGGCGCCATCTCGGCAGCCGCGGCCGAGGCTGCACCCCACGGAAACGCGGCGAAGAAGTTCACCACCGCCAACGCAATCACCGCCGAGCGACCCGTCGGCATGAGCGAGAATGCCGGCGCCGCGATGACCATGCCGATCGCGCCCACGATTCCAACCAGGATCGGCGCGTCGGTCCGGCCCCGGCGAGCCAACCAATCGCCCAACCAACCACCCGATAGCACGCCCGCGACGCCGATCGTCATCGTGAGCACTCCCATCGTGCGCGCCGCGGCACCCTCGTCCCAGCCATGGGCGCGCGCGAAGAATGTCGGAATCCAGAACGCCAGCGCGAAGTTGACGAGCGCCGAAAAGCCGAAGCCGACGCCATGCGCCAGATACGTACGGCGATTGTCCGCGACGTACTTCACGAGCACCGACAGCGGCGTGTACCGGCCCGCCTGATCGACGTTTCGCCGCGCCGGCTCACGGACGGTCAACAACAACAGCGCGACGATGAGCCCGGGGACGCCGATCGCGATGAATGTCGCCTGCCACGGATGCAGTGTGCCGAGCCCGGGCAGCCGGCCGCTGCTCGACAAGGTGAACACGAGCCCGCCGATGTAATACCCGATTCCGGAGCCGAGAAAGATTCCTAATGAGAAAATGCTCATGGCTCGGCTCAGGCGGTCGCGCGGAAAATAGTCCGCGATCAGCGACACACTCGGCGCGCTGAGCGTGGCCTCTCCGGCCCCGACGCCGATGCGCATGACCATCAGCGACATGAAGCTCCACGTCCACGCCGAGAGCATGCTGAACACGCTCCAG
It encodes:
- a CDS encoding MFS transporter, with protein sequence MPAPSSDARPHHARYAWYVVAILSLASVSGWVDRGILGTLLPSIKKDFALSDTQASLLQALPFGLFFAVLGLPIARLADRSSRRNIIAGGAAVWSVFSMLSAWTWSFMSLMVMRIGVGAGEATLSAPSVSLIADYFPRDRLSRAMSIFSLGIFLGSGIGYYIGGLVFTLSSSGRLPGLGTLHPWQATFIAIGVPGLIVALLLLTVREPARRNVDQAGRYTPLSVLVKYVADNRRTYLAHGVGFGFSALVNFALAFWIPTFFARAHGWDEGAAARTMGVLTMTIGVAGVLSGGWLGDWLARRGRTDAPILVGIVGAIGMVIAAPAFSLMPTGRSAVIALAVVNFFAAFPWGAASAAAAEMAPTALRAQSAAVYFFVLTIFSGTIGPLVVGLFNDHVFGPAGVAKSLAVVTAGGTALAAIFLAAGLGSYRRTLIYREGWIE